Proteins encoded together in one Streptomyces sp. NBC_01216 window:
- a CDS encoding RICIN domain-containing protein, giving the protein MISALLTLFVLGGINAASASAANQVTLGVSHDAFNHSCATPEGNRTSNGTVVTVWPCTGSSLQTWYMTADGYVTHPASGKCLTPSGNASGTNGAVLTLWTCDYGNPNSPQRFTGDGAGFRTVNGGKCVTNKGNSWANGTWLTLWTCPSSPPTPSVQRWEMIYSGWIV; this is encoded by the coding sequence TTGATATCGGCACTGCTCACGTTGTTCGTGCTCGGTGGAATCAACGCGGCCAGTGCCAGCGCCGCCAACCAGGTCACTCTCGGTGTCTCCCATGACGCCTTCAATCACAGCTGTGCCACCCCGGAGGGCAACAGGACCTCCAACGGAACCGTGGTCACGGTCTGGCCCTGTACCGGAAGCAGTCTTCAGACCTGGTATATGACCGCGGACGGATATGTCACCCACCCGGCGAGCGGCAAGTGCCTGACTCCCTCGGGCAACGCCAGTGGCACCAACGGAGCTGTTCTCACCCTTTGGACCTGTGACTACGGAAATCCGAATTCCCCCCAGCGCTTCACGGGTGATGGTGCGGGTTTCCGTACCGTAAACGGTGGAAAGTGCGTTACCAACAAGGGGAATTCATGGGCCAATGGGACCTGGTTGACGCTTTGGACCTGCCCTTCCAGCCCTCCTACCCCCTCCGTCCAGCGCTGGGAAATGATCTACAGCGGATGGATCGTCTGA
- a CDS encoding AfsR/SARP family transcriptional regulator — protein MDRENGPQVPEPRTPVAGSGDADRRPADELRFGVLGPVRAWRNDEALPSGSPQQRALLAALLLRDGRTATAAELIDAIWGDEPPSQALAAVRTYASRLRKILDPGVLVSESGGYAIRTHAEALDLGIARDLAAEAEKLRSAGDLGGARTRINTSLGLWDGEALASVPGPYAETQRTRLEEWRLQLVENRLDMDLEVGAHAEAVSELTALTAAHPLRERLRELLMLALYRSGRQAEALAVYADTRRLLADELGVDPCAELSRLQQRILRADAELDRPAEEAAPSAAPSARPAQLPATVPDFTGRASFVRELGDLLAAAEGSVMAVSALAGIGGVGKTTLAVHVAHEARPHFPDGQLYVDLQGAGSRAATAETVLGGFLRALGVADSAIPDSPDERAALYRSTLDGRRVLVLLDNARDAAQIRPLLPGTAGCAALVTSRIRMVDLAGAHLVDLDVMSPEEALQLFTRIVGAERVRAEREAALDVVAACGFLPLAIRIAASRLAARRTWTVSVLAAKLADERRRLDELQAGDLAVKATFELGYGQLEPAQARAFRLLGLADGPDISLAAAAAVLDLPPHDTEDLLEALVDTSLLESAAPGRYRYHDLVRLYARACAERDEHPPVERELALSRLLDFYLSTAARVYAIERPGDRTVAHLEATRHAGLQFTDHADALDWLHAEADCVLACVQQSLAPGSLRRAVDLLMATKDLAESGVNARHYELAAMAARDAARTAGDARSEGRARTTLTQVHSTAGRFEDADGEAHLAMDLGRASGDPWTEGNAPNERGILALYENRHPDAEAHLSRALAAFRADANRPGEASALCNLSRVHLATGRVDSAVELAEQGIAIYERAETGLALRLANGKYALGLALTASGRTAQARAVLTEALGVFQESRQRLWHGMTLFRLAEVHLADRRHAAAAANAEQALSVLHGIGGEWRRANVLTVLGQGLAALGQTDRARVCWTEALTVFEDLGSPEARSVRVLLHPAAVA, from the coding sequence ATGGACCGTGAGAACGGGCCGCAAGTGCCGGAGCCACGGACTCCGGTAGCGGGTTCCGGGGACGCCGACCGGCGGCCGGCCGACGAACTGCGCTTCGGCGTGCTCGGGCCCGTACGGGCCTGGCGGAACGACGAGGCACTTCCCTCGGGCTCGCCGCAGCAGCGGGCCCTGCTCGCCGCACTGCTGCTGCGCGACGGGCGCACGGCGACCGCCGCCGAGCTGATCGACGCGATCTGGGGCGACGAACCGCCCTCGCAGGCCCTGGCCGCCGTCCGGACGTACGCCTCACGGCTGCGCAAGATCCTCGACCCCGGTGTGCTCGTCAGCGAGTCCGGGGGCTACGCCATCAGGACGCATGCCGAGGCCCTGGACCTCGGCATCGCCCGGGACCTCGCAGCCGAGGCCGAGAAACTGCGGTCGGCCGGCGACCTCGGCGGGGCCCGGACCCGGATCAACACCTCCCTCGGACTGTGGGACGGCGAGGCGCTGGCCTCCGTCCCCGGGCCGTACGCCGAGACCCAGCGGACGCGCCTGGAGGAGTGGCGGCTCCAGCTGGTGGAGAACCGGCTCGACATGGACCTGGAGGTCGGCGCGCACGCGGAGGCCGTGTCCGAGCTGACCGCGCTGACGGCCGCTCATCCGCTGCGCGAGCGGCTGCGCGAACTGCTGATGCTGGCCCTGTACCGCAGCGGCCGGCAGGCGGAGGCGCTCGCCGTCTACGCGGACACGCGCCGGCTGCTCGCCGACGAACTCGGCGTCGACCCCTGCGCCGAGCTGTCCCGGCTCCAGCAGCGGATTCTCCGGGCCGACGCCGAACTGGACCGCCCGGCCGAGGAAGCCGCCCCGTCCGCGGCACCGTCCGCGCGCCCGGCACAGCTTCCGGCGACCGTTCCCGACTTCACCGGCCGCGCCTCCTTCGTCCGGGAGCTCGGCGACCTGCTCGCCGCCGCGGAGGGCTCCGTCATGGCCGTCTCGGCCCTCGCGGGCATCGGCGGCGTCGGCAAGACCACGCTCGCCGTACACGTGGCGCACGAGGCCCGGCCGCACTTCCCGGACGGCCAGCTCTACGTCGACCTCCAGGGCGCGGGTTCCCGGGCGGCGACGGCGGAGACCGTGCTGGGCGGCTTCCTGCGGGCCCTCGGCGTCGCCGACTCCGCCATCCCCGACTCACCGGACGAGCGGGCCGCGCTGTACCGCTCCACGCTCGACGGCCGGCGGGTCCTGGTCCTGCTCGACAACGCCCGCGACGCGGCGCAGATCCGGCCTCTGCTCCCGGGCACGGCCGGCTGCGCCGCCCTGGTGACCAGCCGGATCAGGATGGTGGACCTGGCGGGCGCGCACCTGGTGGACCTGGACGTCATGTCCCCGGAGGAGGCGCTCCAGCTCTTCACCCGCATCGTCGGCGCGGAGCGGGTGCGGGCGGAGCGGGAGGCGGCGCTCGACGTCGTGGCGGCCTGTGGCTTCCTCCCCCTCGCGATCCGTATCGCCGCCTCCCGGCTGGCGGCCCGCCGCACCTGGACGGTCTCGGTCCTGGCGGCCAAGCTCGCCGACGAGCGGCGCCGGCTGGACGAGCTCCAGGCGGGCGACCTCGCGGTGAAGGCCACCTTCGAGCTCGGATACGGCCAGCTGGAACCGGCCCAGGCGCGTGCCTTCCGACTGCTGGGCCTCGCGGACGGCCCGGACATCTCGCTGGCGGCCGCCGCGGCGGTCCTGGACCTCCCGCCGCACGACACCGAGGATCTCCTGGAGGCCCTGGTCGACACCTCCCTGCTCGAATCGGCGGCCCCCGGCAGGTACCGCTACCACGACCTGGTCCGGCTCTACGCGCGTGCCTGCGCGGAACGCGACGAACACCCTCCGGTGGAGAGGGAACTGGCACTGTCGCGACTGCTGGACTTCTACCTGTCGACGGCGGCGAGGGTGTACGCCATCGAGCGGCCGGGCGACCGGACGGTCGCCCATCTGGAGGCCACCCGGCACGCGGGGCTCCAGTTCACCGACCACGCCGACGCCCTCGACTGGCTGCACGCCGAGGCGGACTGCGTGCTGGCCTGTGTGCAGCAGTCCCTCGCCCCCGGCTCTCTGCGCCGGGCCGTCGACCTCCTGATGGCGACGAAGGACCTGGCCGAATCAGGCGTCAACGCCCGCCACTACGAACTGGCGGCCATGGCCGCACGGGACGCCGCCCGCACGGCCGGCGACGCCCGCTCCGAGGGCCGCGCCCGCACCACGCTCACCCAGGTCCACAGCACGGCCGGACGCTTCGAGGACGCCGACGGCGAGGCCCACCTCGCCATGGATCTCGGCCGCGCGTCCGGCGACCCCTGGACGGAGGGCAACGCGCCCAACGAGCGCGGCATCCTCGCCCTGTACGAGAACCGCCACCCGGACGCCGAGGCCCACCTGTCCCGGGCCCTGGCCGCCTTCCGCGCCGACGCGAACAGGCCGGGCGAGGCCAGCGCCCTGTGCAACCTGTCCCGGGTACACCTGGCCACCGGCCGCGTCGACAGCGCCGTCGAACTCGCCGAGCAGGGCATCGCGATCTACGAGCGGGCCGAGACCGGGCTCGCCCTGCGGCTCGCCAACGGCAAGTACGCCCTCGGACTCGCGCTGACCGCCTCGGGCCGGACCGCCCAGGCCCGTGCCGTGCTGACCGAGGCCCTCGGCGTCTTCCAGGAGAGCCGCCAGCGGCTGTGGCACGGGATGACGCTGTTCCGGCTCGCGGAGGTGCACCTCGCCGACCGCCGGCACGCGGCGGCGGCGGCCAACGCCGAGCAGGCCCTGTCCGTGCTGCACGGCATCGGCGGGGAGTGGCGCCGTGCCAACGTCCTGACCGTTCTCGGCCAGGGGCTCGCCGCCCTGGGGCAGACGGACCGGGCCCGCGTGTGCTGGACCGAGGCGCTCACGGTCTTCGAGGATCTCGGGTCCCCGGAGGCGCGGTCCGTCCGCGTCCTGCTCCACCCGGCGGCGGTCGCCTGA
- a CDS encoding amidohydrolase family protein has translation METFPKIISVDDHTVEPPHVWQDRLPSRYRETGPRVVRAPLREMSFLGGRFAPVMGSPGDDGPIGDWWVYEDLHRPLTRLDTAVGYDRDEIRLEVITYEQMRPGSYRVPDRLADMDVNHVQSALCFPTFPRFCGQTFTEAADRELGLLGVRAYNDWMVEEWCGSEARGRLIPLTLIPLWDAELAAAEVRRNAARGVRAVAFSEIPPHLGLPSVHTDHWDPFLRACDETGTVVAMHIGSSSRMPSTSTDAPPAVGSTITFANCCFSMVDWLMSGKFERFPNLRVMYAEGQIGWIPYILERADVVWEENRGWGGVAEKVLRPPSELFAEHVYGCFFDDAFGLRNLDAVGVGNVLYETDYPHSDSTWPESREVGEAQMGHLAPDVVERIVRGNAIDLLGLTPDGLWRP, from the coding sequence ATGGAGACCTTCCCGAAGATCATCTCGGTGGACGACCACACCGTGGAACCTCCGCACGTCTGGCAGGACCGACTCCCCTCCCGGTACCGGGAGACCGGACCGCGCGTCGTCCGCGCCCCCTTGAGGGAAATGAGCTTCCTCGGCGGCAGGTTCGCCCCCGTCATGGGCTCCCCGGGGGACGACGGTCCGATCGGCGACTGGTGGGTGTACGAGGACCTGCACCGGCCGCTCACCCGTCTCGACACCGCCGTCGGCTACGACCGGGACGAGATCCGGCTGGAGGTGATCACGTACGAGCAGATGCGCCCCGGCTCCTACCGCGTCCCCGACCGGCTCGCCGACATGGACGTGAACCACGTCCAGTCCGCCCTCTGTTTCCCCACCTTCCCGCGGTTCTGCGGGCAGACCTTCACCGAGGCGGCCGACCGCGAGCTGGGGCTGCTCGGTGTCCGTGCCTACAACGACTGGATGGTGGAGGAGTGGTGCGGGTCCGAGGCGCGGGGCCGTCTCATCCCGCTCACCCTGATACCGCTCTGGGACGCGGAACTGGCCGCCGCCGAGGTCCGGCGCAACGCCGCCCGCGGGGTGCGGGCCGTCGCCTTCTCGGAGATCCCGCCCCACCTCGGGCTGCCCTCGGTGCACACCGACCACTGGGACCCCTTCCTGAGGGCCTGCGACGAGACCGGCACCGTCGTCGCCATGCACATCGGGTCCTCCAGCCGGATGCCGAGCACCTCGACGGACGCGCCGCCCGCCGTCGGGTCCACCATCACCTTCGCCAACTGCTGCTTCTCGATGGTCGACTGGCTGATGAGCGGCAAGTTCGAGCGCTTCCCGAACCTGCGCGTCATGTACGCGGAGGGTCAGATCGGATGGATCCCGTACATCCTGGAGCGCGCCGACGTGGTCTGGGAGGAGAACCGGGGCTGGGGCGGGGTCGCCGAAAAGGTGCTGCGCCCGCCGTCGGAACTCTTCGCCGAGCACGTGTACGGCTGCTTCTTCGACGACGCCTTCGGGCTGCGGAACCTGGACGCCGTCGGCGTCGGCAACGTCCTCTACGAGACCGACTACCCGCACTCCGACTCCACCTGGCCCGAGTCCCGCGAGGTCGGCGAGGCGCAGATGGGGCACCTGGCGCCCGACGTGGTCGAACGGATCGTGCGCGGCAACGCGATCGACCTGCTCGGGTTGACGCCTGACGGCCTCTGGCGGCCGTAG
- a CDS encoding TIGR03619 family F420-dependent LLM class oxidoreductase, giving the protein MVSYGMQLPVQSQSTLYAEPWEAAAGPGDLVEIARAADRGGFDYLASCDHVAIPRRLAGPMGTVWYDPVATLSFLAAVTERVRLLSHVAIVGLRHPLVSAKAYATVDHLSGGRLVLGVGAGHVPEEFDAVGADFAGRGRVLDETIDALRAALGPAEFPEFAGERFAFKDLGQRPRPAQRRVPVWVGGSSPAALRRAALKGDGWLPQGDSREELPGRIARLLRLRAEAGIEAPVTVGAITEPLYVGVAGWEVGRRTLTGEAEAVAASLRAYGEMGVQQIQVRFRSRSRTELTDQMAAFAAEVAPRLN; this is encoded by the coding sequence ATGGTGTCGTACGGGATGCAGCTCCCGGTCCAGTCGCAGAGCACCCTCTACGCCGAGCCCTGGGAGGCCGCGGCGGGGCCCGGCGATCTCGTCGAGATCGCCCGCGCCGCCGACCGCGGCGGTTTCGACTACCTCGCGAGCTGCGACCACGTCGCCATCCCCCGGCGTCTCGCCGGGCCGATGGGCACCGTCTGGTACGACCCGGTCGCCACGCTCTCCTTCCTCGCCGCCGTCACCGAGCGGGTCCGGCTGCTCTCGCACGTCGCGATCGTGGGGCTGCGGCACCCGCTGGTGTCGGCCAAGGCGTACGCGACCGTCGACCACCTGTCCGGCGGACGGCTCGTCCTCGGGGTCGGGGCCGGTCACGTGCCCGAGGAGTTCGACGCCGTCGGCGCGGACTTCGCGGGGCGCGGGCGCGTGCTCGACGAGACGATCGACGCGCTGCGGGCGGCCCTCGGGCCGGCGGAGTTCCCGGAGTTCGCCGGCGAGCGCTTCGCCTTCAAGGACCTCGGGCAGCGGCCCCGGCCGGCGCAGCGGCGGGTGCCGGTCTGGGTCGGCGGCTCCTCGCCCGCCGCCCTGCGCCGGGCGGCGCTGAAGGGGGACGGCTGGCTGCCGCAGGGCGACTCCCGCGAGGAGCTGCCGGGCCGGATCGCGCGGCTGCTGCGGCTCCGGGCCGAGGCGGGGATCGAGGCCCCGGTCACGGTGGGGGCCATCACCGAGCCGCTGTACGTCGGCGTCGCCGGCTGGGAGGTCGGACGGCGGACGCTGACCGGAGAGGCGGAGGCCGTCGCCGCGTCGCTCCGCGCGTACGGGGAGATGGGCGTGCAGCAGATCCAGGTCCGCTTCCGCTCCCGGAGCCGGACCGAACTGACCGACCAGATGGCGGCGTTCGCCGCGGAGGTCGCACCGCGTCTGAACTGA
- a CDS encoding LLM class flavin-dependent oxidoreductase: MEFGIFVQGYVGKRAETDPEAEHKALMEETEYVIQADTSGFKYAWASEHHFLEEYSHLSANDVYLGYLAHATDRIHLGSGIFNPLAPVNHPVKVAEKVAMLDHLSAGRFEFGSGRGAGSHEILGFMPGITDMNHTKEIWEETIAEFPKMWLQEEYPGFQGKHWSLPPRKVLPKPYGKSHPAMWYAAGSPSSYAMAASKGLGVLGFSVQKVSDMEWVVDSYKTAVKEARAVGDFVNDNVMVTSTAICAETHDKAVEIAVSGGLNYLQSLLFRYHDTFPRPEGVPEWPELLPEYSAEIIELLIAEELMICGDPDEVLRQCKRWEQAGADQLSFGLPIGVPYEDTMNTIRLIGAHVIPEIDTDPIHRTTRFRQAAGS, translated from the coding sequence TTGGAATTCGGGATCTTCGTACAGGGATACGTCGGCAAGCGCGCCGAGACCGATCCCGAGGCCGAGCACAAGGCGCTGATGGAGGAGACCGAGTACGTCATCCAGGCGGACACGTCCGGGTTCAAGTACGCCTGGGCCTCCGAGCACCACTTCCTGGAGGAGTACTCCCACCTCTCGGCGAACGACGTCTACCTCGGATACCTCGCCCACGCCACGGACCGGATCCACCTCGGCTCGGGCATCTTCAACCCGCTCGCCCCCGTGAACCACCCGGTCAAGGTCGCCGAGAAGGTCGCCATGCTCGACCACCTGAGCGCCGGACGCTTCGAGTTCGGCTCCGGACGCGGAGCCGGCTCCCACGAGATCCTCGGGTTCATGCCGGGCATCACCGACATGAACCACACCAAGGAGATCTGGGAGGAGACGATCGCCGAGTTCCCCAAGATGTGGCTCCAGGAGGAGTACCCCGGATTCCAGGGCAAGCACTGGTCGCTGCCGCCGCGCAAGGTCCTGCCCAAGCCGTACGGGAAGTCCCATCCGGCCATGTGGTACGCCGCCGGATCACCCTCCTCGTACGCGATGGCCGCCAGCAAGGGCCTGGGCGTGCTGGGCTTCAGCGTGCAGAAGGTCTCCGACATGGAGTGGGTCGTCGACTCGTACAAGACGGCCGTCAAGGAGGCCAGGGCGGTCGGCGACTTCGTCAACGACAACGTCATGGTCACCTCCACCGCGATCTGTGCCGAGACCCACGACAAGGCCGTCGAGATCGCGGTGAGCGGCGGGCTCAACTACCTCCAGTCGCTGCTCTTCCGCTACCACGACACCTTCCCCCGCCCCGAGGGCGTCCCGGAGTGGCCCGAGCTCCTCCCCGAGTACAGCGCCGAGATCATCGAACTCCTCATCGCCGAGGAGCTGATGATCTGCGGCGACCCGGACGAGGTCCTGCGCCAGTGCAAACGCTGGGAGCAGGCCGGGGCGGACCAGCTGTCGTTCGGGCTGCCGATCGGTGTCCCGTACGAGGACACGATGAACACGATCAGGCTGATCGGCGCGCACGTGATCCCCGAGATCGACACGGATCCGATCCACCGCACCACCCGCTTCCGGCAGGCCGCGGGTTCCTGA
- a CDS encoding N-acyl-D-amino-acid deacylase family protein, whose amino-acid sequence MLDHLIRGATVVDGTGAPARVADVGIRGGRIAVLAEPGTTTEETAGQEDATGLVLAPGFVDPHTHYDAQLFWDPFATPSMNHGVTTVAGGNCGFTLAPLHPGRPEDADYTRRMMSKVEGMSLKALEEGVDWTWSSFAEYLDALEGRIAVNAGFMVGHCALRRYAMGTDAVGGRATESGLREMESLLHEALDAGAWGLSTTQSATHSDGDGAPVASRHATPAELVTLSRVVGAHEGTQLEAILAGCLDRFSDAEIDLFVEMTAAAGRPLNWNVLTIDAAVPERVPRQLLASARAREAGGRIVALTMPILTPMNMSLGTFCALNLIPGWGEILSLPVPERISRLRDPRVRAEMLRRAGSREAGVFRRLAHFGRYVIGDTYSPANHGLTGRVVGDIAAERGQDAFQCLVEICAHDDLRTVLWPMPSDNDPASWELRRETWEHEDVMLGGSDAGAHLDRMCGAPYTTRFLGDCLRGRKLLPLERAVRMLSDDPARLFGLRERGRIAEGYHADLVLFDPERIDAGPATLVHDLPADSPRLDSRAVGIVSVRVNGAETVRDDRVTGAVPGRVLRSGRDTRTVPTR is encoded by the coding sequence ATGCTCGATCACCTGATCAGGGGGGCCACCGTCGTGGACGGCACCGGCGCCCCCGCCCGCGTCGCCGACGTCGGGATACGGGGCGGGCGGATCGCCGTCCTCGCCGAGCCGGGCACCACCACCGAGGAGACCGCCGGCCAGGAGGACGCCACGGGCCTCGTCCTCGCCCCCGGCTTCGTCGACCCGCACACCCACTACGACGCCCAGCTCTTCTGGGACCCCTTCGCCACCCCCTCCATGAACCACGGCGTCACCACCGTCGCCGGCGGCAACTGCGGCTTCACCCTGGCACCGCTCCACCCCGGCCGGCCCGAGGACGCCGACTACACCCGGCGCATGATGTCCAAGGTCGAGGGCATGTCCCTCAAGGCCCTCGAGGAAGGCGTCGACTGGACCTGGTCCTCCTTCGCCGAGTACCTCGACGCCCTCGAAGGCCGGATCGCCGTCAACGCCGGCTTCATGGTCGGGCACTGCGCCCTGCGCCGGTACGCGATGGGCACCGACGCCGTCGGCGGCCGGGCCACCGAGAGCGGGCTGCGGGAGATGGAGAGCCTCCTCCACGAGGCCCTGGACGCCGGCGCCTGGGGGCTGTCCACCACCCAGTCCGCTACCCACTCCGACGGGGACGGCGCCCCCGTCGCCTCCCGGCACGCCACCCCCGCGGAGCTCGTCACGCTCTCCCGGGTGGTCGGCGCGCACGAGGGCACCCAGCTGGAGGCCATCCTCGCCGGCTGTCTCGACCGGTTCTCCGACGCCGAGATCGACCTCTTCGTCGAGATGACGGCGGCGGCCGGCCGACCACTGAACTGGAACGTCCTCACCATCGACGCCGCCGTCCCCGAACGGGTCCCGCGCCAGCTTCTTGCCTCCGCACGCGCCCGCGAGGCCGGCGGCCGGATCGTCGCCCTCACCATGCCCATCCTGACCCCGATGAACATGTCCCTCGGCACCTTCTGCGCCCTCAACCTCATCCCCGGCTGGGGGGAGATCCTCTCCCTCCCCGTGCCCGAGCGGATCAGCCGGCTGCGCGACCCGCGGGTGCGGGCGGAGATGCTGCGCCGCGCCGGCTCACGCGAGGCCGGGGTCTTCCGGCGCCTCGCCCACTTCGGCCGGTACGTCATCGGCGACACCTACAGCCCCGCGAACCACGGCCTCACCGGACGGGTCGTCGGGGACATCGCCGCCGAACGCGGCCAGGACGCCTTCCAGTGCCTGGTCGAGATCTGCGCCCACGACGACCTGCGCACCGTGCTCTGGCCGATGCCCTCCGACAACGACCCGGCCTCCTGGGAGCTGCGCCGTGAGACATGGGAGCACGAGGACGTGATGCTGGGAGGCTCCGACGCCGGCGCCCACCTGGACCGGATGTGCGGGGCGCCGTACACCACCCGTTTCCTCGGCGACTGCCTGCGCGGCCGGAAGCTGCTGCCGCTGGAGCGCGCGGTGAGGATGCTCAGCGACGACCCCGCCCGGCTCTTCGGGCTGCGCGAGCGGGGCCGGATCGCGGAGGGCTACCACGCGGACCTGGTCCTCTTCGACCCCGAGCGGATCGACGCGGGCCCGGCCACCCTGGTGCACGACCTGCCCGCTGACAGTCCCCGGCTCGACTCCCGGGCCGTCGGCATCGTCTCCGTCCGCGTCAACGGTGCCGAGACCGTCCGCGACGACCGGGTGACCGGGGCGGTCCCCGGCCGGGTGCTGCGCTCCGGCCGGGACACGAGGACGGTGCCGACGCGATGA
- a CDS encoding aldehyde dehydrogenase family protein, producing the protein MTRTERLLIGGAWTEPDAGYYEVVDPATEEVVGLAPEASRAQVHEAAAAARGAFDAWSRSKPEERAAILDRAADVMARDAERHTVLAQAETGATTATARGMQVAVGVSRFRRYARGALEPVERALPPQINEAGPMGRAGVFGAVAARRAVGVVSCVTSYNNPWANPAGKIAPALAMGNTVVVKPAPQDPLSVYAMARALEEAGVPPGVVNVVTGSAAAVGEAAVDSPDVDMVSFTGSTAVGQRIGEVCGRELKRQLMELGGKGAAIVLDDADLDSAVRGIGTTFAFYSGQICTAPTRVLAQRGIYERLVERLAGAVSFMRVGDPRARGTVVGPVISAAHRDRVESYVALGREEGARVVAGGERPDLARGFYVAPTLLADCTNRMRVVREEVFGPVVVVVPVDDEEEAVALANDSDYGLIDYVWSGDVARAFRVAARLRAGGVGVNTVGRNMEAPFGGFKKSGVGRDVGSYALHAYSELQAVVWPG; encoded by the coding sequence ATGACCCGTACCGAGCGGCTCCTCATCGGCGGCGCGTGGACCGAGCCCGACGCGGGCTACTACGAGGTGGTCGACCCGGCCACCGAGGAGGTCGTCGGGCTCGCCCCCGAGGCGTCCCGGGCCCAGGTGCACGAGGCCGCGGCGGCGGCCCGCGGCGCCTTCGACGCATGGTCCCGCAGCAAGCCGGAGGAGCGGGCCGCGATCCTCGACCGCGCCGCGGACGTGATGGCCCGCGACGCCGAGCGCCACACCGTCCTCGCCCAGGCCGAGACCGGGGCGACCACCGCGACCGCCCGCGGGATGCAGGTCGCCGTCGGCGTCTCCCGCTTCCGGCGGTACGCCCGCGGCGCCCTGGAGCCGGTCGAGCGGGCGCTGCCCCCGCAGATCAACGAGGCGGGTCCGATGGGACGGGCCGGGGTCTTCGGCGCGGTGGCGGCGCGCCGCGCGGTCGGTGTGGTCAGCTGCGTCACCTCGTACAACAACCCCTGGGCCAACCCGGCGGGCAAGATCGCCCCGGCGCTCGCCATGGGCAACACCGTCGTGGTGAAGCCCGCCCCGCAGGACCCGCTGTCCGTGTACGCGATGGCGCGGGCCCTGGAGGAGGCCGGCGTCCCGCCCGGTGTGGTCAACGTCGTCACCGGTTCCGCGGCGGCGGTGGGCGAGGCGGCGGTCGACTCCCCCGACGTCGACATGGTGTCCTTCACCGGCTCCACGGCCGTCGGGCAGCGCATCGGCGAGGTCTGCGGCCGGGAGCTGAAGCGACAGCTCATGGAGCTGGGCGGAAAGGGCGCGGCGATCGTCCTCGACGACGCCGACCTGGACTCCGCGGTGCGGGGCATCGGGACCACCTTCGCCTTCTACAGCGGACAGATATGCACGGCCCCGACGCGGGTGCTGGCCCAGCGCGGGATCTACGAACGGCTGGTCGAGCGGCTGGCCGGCGCCGTGTCGTTCATGAGGGTCGGCGACCCGCGCGCGCGAGGTACGGTCGTCGGTCCGGTGATCTCGGCGGCCCATCGCGACCGGGTGGAGTCGTACGTCGCACTCGGCCGTGAGGAGGGCGCCCGGGTGGTCGCCGGCGGTGAGCGTCCCGACCTCGCGCGCGGGTTCTACGTGGCGCCCACCCTGCTGGCCGACTGCACGAACCGGATGCGGGTGGTCCGGGAGGAGGTCTTCGGTCCGGTCGTGGTGGTCGTGCCCGTCGACGACGAGGAGGAGGCCGTCGCGCTGGCGAACGACAGCGACTACGGGCTGATCGACTACGTCTGGTCCGGCGACGTGGCCCGCGCGTTCCGCGTCGCGGCGCGGCTGCGGGCCGGCGGGGTCGGCGTGAACACCGTCGGCCGGAACATGGAGGCGCCGTTCGGAGGGTTCAAGAAGAGCGGTGTGGGCCGGGACGTGGGCTCGTACGCCCTGCACGCCTACAGCGAGCTCCAGGCGGTGGTCTGGCCCGGCTGA
- a CDS encoding GNAT family N-acetyltransferase, whose product MSPMLHRLETYYDAAPRSAARAEDFGPLTLFVREGDGWPYYARPALGWSGEVTAAEVDRVRARQRELGAPEAFEWVAETTPGLRAAVEESGLAVHEHPLMVLAGSPEDGASALPEGVTVRMVGAGDPALPSAVAAPYAAFGAAASPSAVAGVAVRLAEGATRLAAALDAEGGALSAGQHQPVGAVSEIVGVGTLPSARRRGLGLAVTAALVADARALGVETVFLTASDADVARLYGRLGFRTVGTALIGEPVAPDGPVA is encoded by the coding sequence ATGAGCCCCATGCTGCACCGACTCGAGACCTACTACGACGCCGCCCCCCGGTCCGCCGCCCGCGCCGAGGACTTCGGGCCGCTGACCCTGTTCGTCCGGGAGGGAGACGGCTGGCCTTACTACGCCCGGCCCGCGCTCGGGTGGTCCGGGGAGGTGACGGCGGCCGAGGTGGACCGGGTGCGGGCACGACAGCGGGAGCTGGGGGCGCCCGAGGCGTTCGAGTGGGTGGCCGAGACGACGCCGGGGCTGCGGGCCGCCGTCGAGGAGAGTGGGCTGGCGGTGCACGAGCATCCGCTGATGGTCCTGGCGGGCTCGCCCGAGGACGGGGCGTCCGCCCTGCCCGAGGGGGTGACCGTGCGCATGGTGGGTGCCGGCGATCCGGCCTTGCCGAGCGCGGTCGCCGCGCCGTACGCGGCCTTCGGCGCGGCGGCCTCGCCCTCGGCCGTCGCCGGCGTCGCGGTACGGCTGGCGGAGGGGGCGACCCGGCTCGCCGCCGCCCTGGACGCGGAGGGCGGCGCGCTCTCGGCGGGGCAGCACCAGCCCGTCGGGGCCGTCTCGGAGATCGTCGGCGTCGGCACCCTGCCGTCCGCCCGCCGCCGGGGTCTGGGGCTCGCGGTCACCGCCGCGCTGGTCGCGGACGCCCGCGCCCTCGGGGTGGAGACGGTCTTCCTGACGGCCTCGGACGCGGACGTGGCCCGGCTCTACGGCCGGCTCGGGTTCCGCACGGTCGGCACGGCCCTGATCGGGGAGCCCGTCGCACCGGACGGGCCGGTGGCCTGA